The Helianthus annuus cultivar XRQ/B chromosome 16, HanXRQr2.0-SUNRISE, whole genome shotgun sequence genome includes a window with the following:
- the LOC110923336 gene encoding uncharacterized protein LOC110923336 isoform X1: protein MAFLHRLYMRQIRLRINRWNATGNHKDSSSDCEETPLPPTKTSKYLAQCCHSYCISKSLQLPSYEVKFFELTLDNFGMLQCTEWEPNGSFNKLSGTTSASGQGVNYSQERFLILHCHLTHVKLSCIVHPSLTFWRFWPLCLMSSLLMEFFYSTYLLQMEMVRSEAYTTTDIMAVSIFSFLL, encoded by the exons ATGGCTTTCTTGCATCGTCTTTACATGAGGCAGATTCGATTACGAATAAATCGTTGGAATGCAACGGGAAATCATAAG GATTCATCATCAGATTGTGAAGAAACCCCATTGCCACCGACCAAAACAAGCAAATATTTAGCCCAATGCTGCCACAGTTACTGTATTAGCAAATCTTTGCAGCTACCATCCTATGAG GTCAAGTTCTTTGAGCTCACTCTTGACAACTTCGGAATGCTTCAGTGTACGGAATGGGAACCCAATGGTTCATTCAACAAATTAAGTGGAACCACTTCTGCCAGTGGTCAAGGTGTTAATTATTCTCAGGAGAGATTTCTGATTCTACATTGCCACCTAACCCACGTAAAGTTGTCTTGTATCGTTCACCCATCACTCACGTTTTGGCG GTTCTGGCCACTGTGTTTGATGAGCTCTCTCTTGATGGAGTTCTTTTACTCTACTTATCTGCTCCAG ATGGAAATGGTTAGATCTGAGGCATACACAACTACTGACATTATGGCTGTAAGCATTTTTTCCTTTTTGTTGTAA
- the LOC110923336 gene encoding uncharacterized protein LOC110923336 isoform X2 translates to MAFLHRLYMRQIRLRINRWNATGNHKDSSSDCEETPLPPTKTSKYLAQCCHSYCISKSLQLPSYEVKFFELTLDNFGMLQCTEWEPNGSFNKLSGTTSASGQGVNYSQERFLILHCHLTHVKLSCIVHPSLTFWRFWPLCLMSSLLMEFFYSTYLLQLLQAPHDDAELIIRERFLSQD, encoded by the exons ATGGCTTTCTTGCATCGTCTTTACATGAGGCAGATTCGATTACGAATAAATCGTTGGAATGCAACGGGAAATCATAAG GATTCATCATCAGATTGTGAAGAAACCCCATTGCCACCGACCAAAACAAGCAAATATTTAGCCCAATGCTGCCACAGTTACTGTATTAGCAAATCTTTGCAGCTACCATCCTATGAG GTCAAGTTCTTTGAGCTCACTCTTGACAACTTCGGAATGCTTCAGTGTACGGAATGGGAACCCAATGGTTCATTCAACAAATTAAGTGGAACCACTTCTGCCAGTGGTCAAGGTGTTAATTATTCTCAGGAGAGATTTCTGATTCTACATTGCCACCTAACCCACGTAAAGTTGTCTTGTATCGTTCACCCATCACTCACGTTTTGGCG GTTCTGGCCACTGTGTTTGATGAGCTCTCTCTTGATGGAGTTCTTTTACTCTACTTATCTGCTCCAG TTATTGCAAGCTCCACATGATGATGCTGAACTGATAATACGTGAACGTTTCCTGTCCCAAGATTAG